From Aedes albopictus strain Foshan chromosome 1, AalbF5, whole genome shotgun sequence, one genomic window encodes:
- the LOC134285621 gene encoding uncharacterized protein LOC134285621 gives MAASKPNVLFPEYLNEALVREALECGLEYPTRSSVHIDQFIVRTATSAGDNYLSDVFRVWVRYNRESSANGERSEEDISLIVKCMPDTGFRGPVIGMLNAYEKEVYMVRNVVPELSRLMNGEKFAAKIFYATTDPVRLIIFQDLKALEFIMADRTLGGLDHDHCCTIMRKIAKFHAASMILVSSSKSKAAELNEHLEYGFLNPHIPIEDNTMLEILGNGLTSLVTCAEKHWTGFSPNIIAKLKQMMPNYKSRIQACLNQKFSNGYKVVNHGDLWINNIMFQYDASGTPIDVMFVDYQLSCYTSPGIDLNYSLVNCPTYDVRESRRNDLVNVYHTTLKATLEAADYPVVPTLDDVRMEIKRMNFFGFIAAVSILPIVMMDASPDVDISFDALVDKQKADQLRLLQYNGERYRKSMTVLLERFDREGLLD, from the exons ATGGCTGCTAGCAAACCCAACGTTCTGTTCCCGGAATACCTGAACGAAGCGTTGGTTCGCGAAGCGCTGGAATGCGGTCTCGAGTATCCCACGCGCAGCAGCGTGCACATCGATCAGTTCATCGTTCGAACGGCCACTTCCGCTGGCGATAATTATTTGAGCGATGTGTTTCGAGTGTGGGTTCGTTACAATCGGGAATCGTCGGCGAATGGGGAGCGTTCGGAAGAGGATATATCGTTGATCGTGAAGTGCATGCCCGATACCGGGTTTCGGGGACCCGTAATCGGAATGCTCAATGCATACGAGAAGGAGGTCTACATGGTGCGAAACGTGGTTCCGGAGCTGTCCCGTTTGATGAATGGGGAGAAATTTGCCGCCAA AATATTCTACGCAACCACCGACCCGGTCCGTTTGATCATATTCCAAGATCTGAAGGCGCTAGAGTTCATAATGGCAGATCGTACGCTGGGAGGATTGGATCACGACCATTGCTGCACAATAATGCGCAAGATCGCAAAGTTCCACGCTGCTTCGATGATACTGGTTAGCAGCAGCAAATCGAAGGCCGCTGAACTTAACGAACACTTAGAATATGGCTTCCTGAATCCGCATATTCCCATAGAGGACAATACCATGCTGGAAATATTGGGAAATGGGTTGACTTCGCTCGTAACGTGTGCCGAAAAGCATTGGACAGGTTTTAGCCCAAATATCATAGCTAAGCTGAAGCAGATGATGCCAAACTACAAGTCTCGTATCCAGGCCTGTCTGAACCAGAAGTTTTCCAACGGTTATAAAGTGGTGAACCATGGAGACCTGTGGATCAACAACATCATGTTCCAGTACGATGCCAGCGGAACCCCGATCGATGTAATGTTCGTTGACTATCAGCTGAGCTGCTATACGAGCCCTGGAATAGATCTGAACTATTCGCTCGTAAATTGTCCCACCTACGATGTGCGCGAGAGCCGCAGAAATGACCTGGTAAACGTGTACCATACTACGTTGAAGGCAACGTTGGAAGCAGCTGACTACCCAGTTGTACCAACGTTGGATGATGTCAGAATGGAAATCAAAAGGATGAACTTTTTCG GATTCATTGCGGCGGTCTCCATTCTCCCGATAGTAATGATGGACGCGTCACCGGATGTGGACATTAGTTTCGATGCTTTGGTGGACAAACAGAAAGCGGATCAGTTGCGTCTTCTACAGTACAATGGAGAGCGGTATCGAAAGTCCATGACCGTACTGCTGGAACGGTTTGATCGGGAGGGTCTGCTTGATTAG